Proteins from a single region of Streptomyces sp. HUAS 15-9:
- a CDS encoding CHAT domain-containing protein, with amino-acid sequence MTTDTTDPGRRPGDTDRPAERERLLTAVRERLEGTGDPAGNARLHTEEAHGETGRLLWHLMGPAPDGGFGLDPEVVYVLGVTYLFRAHDRPSAPTAERESRYGLTLLAPFYFHLPGQEDVLPPDLRSALDEMAGPGGERPEEPAQLVQRHAEALTNLAMVVMELAVALPYPEAFELAAGLTRDSLPHLSPEGPDRALAGCNLGYALLLSAVQGDSGPEPLTEAVDVLRTAFTATPPGHPNHARCANGLGLALLASAEQRRDRTLVPEAVAMLRTATRAAGEGDQNVAQMYSDLGYALIVLAHSAQDGEAPGPAPREEAVAALRRSLDLTDDGQPEQLRERLGRLADAELIGIPDDDRSRAAAQASEAAGTLRRLLELTPDGHPERGDLLLRLAANLVVAQQPGEAVGPLTEADALFAGDAERAERVRVLLLQASMLQGELASRSDLTPEQREDWEAVDSAMRSALSGDPSGHPLGAVLQLIGMGAEEGGGSRGQELMELGSLVLGYPAQVSLSDLFAKTMELQARRIARLPEEEREQALADLLAGESTGPEPDVEEPVDTGALDELLDVHERLLGLLPAGSREHGLLRGSRNLLRVQKITYESMNEPDEGPARLQSLRRSLPLLREMFDDMPEQLRQMGIAPELFGAHTALMFSSESPFDQLEAVEEGVRGARRRLTRLTPGTPEYDEARTSLAVSLFFRDALWPEEADFEEAVSLARELTAVPDPGLRTAMLLTQWTSATRSRLEQSRAPDRPAARSFSRITRMASDRAARALDERDPVDALETLEDGRAHLLSTALNARRELEVLHGADADLHARLRVALDEVRALRRRVEPGHWADPGEFEAVRAASADAARLVAELQRRPGFRRFLTPLPLGLDDLLPAAAEGPVVSVNVHPRRCDALALCADGLRTVPLPELDAADLAAQAESFRLAVEALTAGPRDPLFEEARDIFTGTLAWLWDVLAEPVLDTLGLTGRPPSSRLRSDRGDPHEPGAPWPRLWWSPSGVLNSFPLHAAGHHGTDGPDGAAVLDRVVSSYTPTLRALLFSRARRRAAPGRRGTLAVAMPDTAGQAPLARTVAEAAEAVAAGGGVPLIGAAATRDAVRTAVPTASLVHFACHADSDPEKPAAGRLLLADGDLFLQDIAELRLESAELAYLSACGTARGSAAPALADEAVHLASAFQLAGYAQSVATLWEVGDTFAADAAARFHRTLAPSLPRPGPLPAAQALHHTVRALRAERPDLPWTWAALVHAGA; translated from the coding sequence ATGACGACGGACACGACGGATCCGGGCCGGCGGCCCGGGGACACCGACCGGCCGGCCGAGCGCGAGCGGCTGCTCACGGCCGTACGGGAGCGGCTGGAGGGGACCGGCGATCCCGCGGGCAACGCGCGTCTGCACACCGAGGAGGCGCACGGCGAGACCGGCCGGCTGCTGTGGCACCTGATGGGCCCCGCACCGGACGGCGGCTTCGGACTCGACCCGGAGGTGGTGTACGTCCTGGGCGTGACGTACCTGTTCCGCGCGCACGACCGGCCCAGCGCCCCCACCGCCGAGCGGGAGAGCCGGTACGGCCTGACGCTCCTCGCTCCCTTCTACTTCCATCTGCCGGGACAGGAGGACGTCCTGCCCCCCGATCTGCGCTCCGCGCTCGACGAGATGGCGGGCCCCGGCGGCGAGCGGCCCGAGGAGCCGGCGCAGCTCGTCCAGCGGCACGCCGAGGCCCTGACGAATCTGGCGATGGTGGTGATGGAGCTCGCCGTCGCGCTGCCGTACCCGGAGGCGTTCGAGCTCGCGGCCGGGCTGACCCGGGACTCCCTTCCGCATCTGTCGCCGGAGGGCCCCGACCGCGCGCTGGCCGGCTGCAACCTCGGATACGCGCTGCTGCTGAGTGCCGTCCAGGGGGACAGCGGACCCGAGCCGCTCACCGAGGCCGTCGACGTCCTGCGCACCGCGTTCACCGCGACTCCCCCGGGCCATCCCAACCACGCCCGCTGCGCCAACGGGCTGGGGCTGGCGCTGCTCGCCTCGGCGGAGCAGCGGCGGGACCGCACCCTGGTGCCCGAGGCCGTCGCGATGCTGCGCACGGCGACCCGGGCCGCCGGCGAGGGCGATCAGAACGTGGCGCAGATGTACTCGGACCTCGGCTACGCCCTCATCGTCCTCGCCCACAGCGCACAGGACGGCGAGGCGCCGGGTCCGGCGCCGCGGGAGGAGGCCGTGGCCGCGCTGCGGCGCTCGCTGGACCTGACGGACGACGGGCAGCCGGAGCAGCTGCGCGAACGGCTCGGCCGGCTCGCCGACGCCGAGCTGATCGGCATCCCGGACGACGACCGGTCACGAGCCGCCGCACAGGCCTCAGAGGCCGCCGGGACCCTGCGGCGACTGCTCGAACTCACTCCCGACGGGCACCCGGAGCGGGGTGATCTCCTGTTGCGGCTGGCCGCGAACCTGGTGGTGGCCCAGCAACCGGGGGAGGCCGTCGGACCGCTGACCGAGGCCGACGCTTTGTTCGCCGGTGACGCCGAGCGGGCGGAGCGGGTGCGGGTGCTGCTCCTGCAGGCGTCGATGCTCCAGGGGGAGCTGGCCTCCCGCTCGGACCTCACACCCGAGCAGCGGGAGGACTGGGAGGCCGTCGACAGCGCCATGCGGTCCGCGCTGTCGGGGGACCCCTCCGGTCATCCGCTGGGCGCGGTGCTGCAACTCATCGGCATGGGCGCGGAGGAGGGTGGCGGCAGCCGCGGCCAGGAGCTGATGGAGCTCGGCAGCCTGGTGCTGGGCTACCCGGCACAGGTCTCCCTGAGCGATCTCTTCGCCAAGACCATGGAGTTGCAGGCCCGGCGCATCGCCCGGCTGCCCGAGGAGGAGCGCGAACAGGCCCTGGCCGACCTGCTGGCGGGTGAGAGCACCGGGCCCGAGCCGGATGTCGAGGAGCCGGTGGACACCGGCGCCCTCGACGAACTCCTGGACGTCCACGAGCGGTTGCTCGGCCTGCTCCCGGCCGGCTCCCGCGAGCACGGGCTGCTCAGGGGCAGCCGGAACCTGCTGCGCGTGCAGAAGATCACCTACGAGTCGATGAACGAACCGGACGAGGGCCCGGCCCGATTGCAGTCCCTGCGCAGGTCCCTGCCCCTGCTGCGGGAGATGTTCGACGACATGCCCGAGCAGCTGCGGCAGATGGGGATCGCCCCCGAACTCTTCGGCGCACACACGGCGTTGATGTTCTCCTCCGAGTCGCCGTTCGACCAGCTGGAGGCCGTGGAGGAAGGGGTGCGGGGCGCCCGCCGCAGACTGACCCGGCTCACCCCGGGGACACCGGAGTACGACGAGGCCAGGACGTCCCTCGCCGTCTCGCTCTTCTTCCGGGACGCCCTGTGGCCCGAGGAGGCGGACTTCGAGGAGGCCGTGTCCCTCGCCCGCGAGCTGACCGCCGTACCCGATCCGGGGCTGCGCACCGCGATGCTGCTGACGCAGTGGACCTCGGCCACCCGCTCACGTCTCGAACAGTCCCGGGCGCCGGATCGGCCCGCCGCCCGGTCGTTCAGCCGGATCACCCGGATGGCGTCCGACCGCGCCGCCAGGGCGCTCGACGAACGGGACCCCGTGGACGCGCTGGAGACCCTGGAGGACGGCCGGGCGCACCTGCTGTCCACCGCGCTCAACGCCCGTCGCGAGCTGGAGGTCCTGCACGGCGCGGACGCCGACCTGCACGCCCGGCTGCGCGTCGCACTGGACGAGGTCCGGGCGCTACGCCGCAGGGTGGAGCCCGGCCATTGGGCCGACCCCGGCGAGTTCGAAGCGGTGCGTGCCGCTTCCGCGGACGCCGCCCGGCTCGTCGCCGAGCTCCAGCGGCGCCCCGGCTTCCGGCGCTTCCTCACCCCGCTGCCGCTGGGCCTGGACGACCTGCTGCCCGCCGCCGCGGAGGGCCCGGTGGTGAGCGTGAACGTCCATCCCCGCCGCTGCGACGCCCTGGCGCTGTGCGCGGACGGGCTGCGCACGGTGCCGCTGCCCGAGCTGGACGCCGCCGACCTGGCGGCCCAGGCCGAGTCGTTCCGGCTCGCGGTCGAGGCGCTCACGGCCGGACCGCGCGATCCGCTGTTCGAGGAGGCGCGGGACATCTTCACGGGCACGCTGGCCTGGCTCTGGGACGTCCTGGCCGAACCGGTCCTGGACACCCTCGGATTGACCGGCCGTCCCCCAAGTTCTCGGCTGCGCTCGGACAGGGGGGACCCCCATGAGCCGGGAGCGCCGTGGCCGCGGCTGTGGTGGTCGCCGTCCGGTGTCCTCAACTCCTTCCCGCTGCACGCCGCCGGGCACCACGGAACGGACGGACCGGACGGAGCGGCGGTTCTGGACCGGGTCGTCTCCTCCTACACGCCGACGCTGCGCGCCCTGCTGTTCAGCCGGGCCCGCCGGCGCGCGGCACCTGGCCGACGCGGCACCCTGGCCGTGGCCATGCCGGACACGGCGGGGCAGGCGCCCCTGGCCCGTACGGTCGCCGAGGCCGCCGAGGCGGTCGCGGCGGGCGGCGGGGTCCCGCTGATCGGAGCGGCCGCCACCCGGGACGCGGTGCGCACGGCCGTACCGACCGCCTCCCTGGTGCACTTCGCCTGCCACGCCGACAGCGACCCGGAGAAACCGGCCGCGGGGCGGCTGCTGCTGGCCGACGGGGACCTGTTCCTCCAGGACATCGCCGAACTACGCCTGGAGTCGGCCGAGTTGGCCTATCTCTCGGCCTGTGGCACGGCCCGCGGCAGCGCCGCGCCCGCCCTGGCCGACGAGGCCGTCCACCTCGCCTCCGCCTTCCAGCTGGCCGGATACGCCCAGTCGGTGGCCACACTCTGGGAGGTCGGCGACACCTTCGCGGCCGACGCCGCCGCCCGGTTCCACCGCACGCTGGCCCCGTCCCTGCCGCGCCCCGGTCCCCTGCCCGCGGCGCAGGCCCTGCACCACACCGTGCGCGCGCTGCGCGCGGAACGGCCGGACCTGCCGTGGACCTGGGCGGCACTGGTGCATGCGGGGGCGTGA
- a CDS encoding ABC transporter ATP-binding protein, translating to MIRIDSVTKRYPDGTVAVDRLSLEIPDRSITVLVGPSGCGKTTTLRMINRMVEPSEGTILLDGVDIQQQPVNTLRRSMGYVIQNAGLFQHRTIVDNIATVPRLLGWSKHKARFRAAELMERVGLDSALAKRYPYQLSGGQQQRVGVARALAADPPVLLMDEPFSAVDPVVRKGLQDELLRIQEELGKTIVFVTHDIDEAIKLGTMVAVMRTGGRLAQYAPPAELLTAPADPFVEDFLGTDRGIRRLSFFPSGQLELLTAPIVAVDADAEKIAARGSADVPHLLVTDLDGKPLGWGEPKDLTAGAIVPERLLSHGRPFVHGQDSLRAALDCAVLSPTGWAVGVDGTGRVVGVVSQQTIAEAIRHAHADGRVDGRVDEVKAAG from the coding sequence TTGATACGGATAGATTCAGTCACCAAGCGGTACCCGGACGGCACGGTCGCGGTCGACCGGCTGTCGCTGGAGATACCGGACCGCTCGATCACCGTCCTGGTCGGGCCCTCGGGCTGCGGAAAGACGACCACCCTGCGGATGATCAACCGGATGGTCGAACCCAGCGAGGGCACCATCCTCCTCGACGGTGTCGACATCCAGCAGCAGCCGGTCAACACGCTGCGACGGTCCATGGGGTACGTCATCCAGAACGCCGGTCTCTTCCAGCACCGCACGATCGTCGACAACATCGCCACCGTGCCCCGCCTGCTGGGCTGGAGCAAGCACAAGGCCCGTTTCCGGGCCGCGGAGCTGATGGAGCGGGTCGGGCTCGACTCCGCCCTCGCCAAGCGGTACCCGTACCAGCTGTCCGGCGGCCAGCAGCAGCGCGTCGGCGTGGCACGGGCGCTCGCCGCGGATCCGCCGGTGCTGCTGATGGACGAGCCGTTCTCCGCCGTCGACCCCGTGGTGCGCAAGGGGCTGCAGGACGAACTCCTGCGCATCCAGGAGGAGCTGGGCAAGACCATCGTCTTCGTCACGCACGACATCGACGAGGCCATCAAGCTGGGCACCATGGTCGCCGTGATGCGCACCGGTGGCAGGCTCGCCCAGTACGCGCCGCCCGCCGAACTGCTGACCGCGCCGGCGGACCCGTTCGTCGAGGACTTCCTCGGCACCGACCGCGGCATCCGGCGGCTGTCCTTCTTCCCCTCCGGGCAACTGGAGCTGCTGACCGCTCCGATCGTCGCCGTGGACGCCGACGCCGAGAAGATCGCCGCGCGCGGCTCGGCAGACGTCCCCCATCTCCTCGTGACGGACCTGGACGGCAAGCCCCTCGGCTGGGGCGAGCCCAAGGACCTCACGGCGGGCGCGATCGTGCCCGAGCGGCTGCTGTCCCACGGGCGGCCCTTCGTGCACGGCCAGGACTCGCTGCGCGCCGCGCTCGACTGCGCGGTGCTGTCGCCCACCGGCTGGGCCGTCGGCGTGGACGGCACCGGGCGGGTCGTCGGGGTCGTGTCGCAGCAGACCATCGCCGAGGCCATTCGCCACGCCCATGCCGACGGTCGCGTCGACGGACGCGTCGACGAGGTGAAGGCCGCCGGATGA
- a CDS encoding ABC transporter permease — MNGFFDIPSDLQHSYAGLIGLHLREALLPVLVGLVVSLPVAQLCVRFRWLYPPVLGVTTVLYAIPSLAFFVVLIDYTGQSETTVMIPLAVYSLVVLVPAIVDGVRSVPQETLAAATAMGFGPVRRYVQVQLPIAVPAIIAGLRVATVSSISLVSVGMLIGNQGALGNLLHDAQIYNRPVLAVNSVTTTAVLATLVDAALVAVRMVLTPWMPKESAAR, encoded by the coding sequence ATGAACGGCTTCTTCGACATCCCCAGCGACCTCCAGCACAGTTACGCCGGCCTGATCGGCCTGCATCTGCGGGAGGCGCTGCTGCCGGTCCTCGTGGGCCTGGTCGTCTCGCTGCCCGTCGCCCAGCTCTGTGTGCGCTTCCGCTGGCTGTACCCGCCCGTGCTCGGCGTGACCACCGTGCTCTACGCCATCCCGTCGCTGGCCTTCTTCGTCGTCCTCATCGACTACACCGGCCAGAGCGAGACCACGGTGATGATCCCGCTGGCCGTGTACAGCCTGGTGGTGCTCGTCCCGGCGATCGTGGACGGGGTCCGCTCGGTGCCGCAGGAGACCCTGGCAGCCGCCACCGCCATGGGCTTCGGCCCCGTACGCCGTTATGTCCAGGTGCAGTTGCCGATCGCCGTACCCGCGATCATCGCCGGCCTGCGCGTGGCCACCGTGTCCAGCATCAGCCTGGTCAGCGTCGGCATGCTGATCGGCAACCAGGGCGCGCTGGGCAACCTGCTCCACGACGCGCAGATCTACAACCGGCCCGTGCTCGCGGTGAACTCCGTCACGACGACCGCCGTGCTGGCGACGCTGGTCGACGCGGCCCTGGTCGCCGTGCGCATGGTGCTGACCCCCTGGATGCCGAAGGAGAGCGCGGCCCGGTGA
- a CDS encoding ABC transporter permease has product MNVLNFIHAFFSDSSHWQNYDGIPTRITEHIQYSLEALALAAVIGLPVGLVTGHFGRGGNALALIATAGRALPTFGLLVLVVTWLGFGIEIVMIPLVVLAVPPILVTTYEAMRSVDPSPVDAARGMGMQESRILFQVELPVALPLILGGLRSAAIQIVSTATIAAYVSLGGLGRYVIDGLYQKNYEKVVGGATLVAAMALATLAVFWAVGRIAVSPGVRRSG; this is encoded by the coding sequence GTGAACGTACTGAACTTCATCCACGCCTTCTTCAGCGACAGTTCCCACTGGCAGAACTACGACGGCATCCCCACCCGGATCACCGAGCACATCCAGTACTCCCTGGAGGCGCTCGCGCTGGCCGCCGTGATCGGGCTGCCGGTCGGCCTGGTCACCGGGCACTTCGGGCGCGGCGGCAACGCGCTGGCGCTGATCGCCACCGCGGGCCGGGCGCTGCCCACCTTCGGCCTGCTGGTGCTGGTGGTCACCTGGCTGGGCTTCGGCATCGAGATCGTGATGATCCCGCTGGTCGTCCTCGCCGTACCGCCGATCCTGGTCACCACCTACGAGGCGATGCGCTCCGTCGACCCGTCCCCGGTGGACGCCGCCCGGGGCATGGGCATGCAGGAGTCACGGATCCTGTTCCAGGTGGAACTCCCGGTGGCGCTCCCGCTGATCCTGGGCGGGCTGCGCTCGGCGGCCATCCAGATCGTGTCCACCGCCACCATCGCCGCGTACGTCAGCCTCGGCGGCCTCGGCCGCTACGTCATCGACGGCCTCTACCAGAAGAACTACGAGAAGGTCGTCGGCGGCGCCACCCTGGTCGCCGCGATGGCCCTGGCCACGCTCGCGGTGTTCTGGGCGGTGGGCCGGATCGCGGTGTCACCGGGGGTACGGCGCAGCGGCTGA
- a CDS encoding GTP-binding protein: MTPTEPLVRGTQAAVRPPLPVKMVIAGGFGVGKTTAVGSISEIEPLTTEAAITEVAAGVDDLTHTPCKTTTTVAMDFGCITIDPTLKLYLFGTPGQERFGFMWDDIVEGAVGGLVIVDTRRLDDCYAAVDYFEHKGIPFAVAVNAFDGKVEHTLDEVRWALDVAEGTPLVVFDARERGSVRDALLVVLELALARAEA; this comes from the coding sequence GTGACACCGACTGAACCGCTGGTCCGCGGCACGCAGGCCGCCGTACGGCCACCGCTGCCGGTCAAGATGGTGATCGCGGGCGGCTTCGGCGTCGGCAAGACCACGGCCGTCGGCTCCATCTCCGAGATCGAGCCGCTGACCACCGAGGCGGCCATCACGGAGGTCGCGGCGGGCGTGGACGACCTCACGCACACCCCGTGCAAGACCACGACCACGGTGGCGATGGACTTCGGCTGCATCACCATCGACCCGACGCTGAAGCTGTATCTGTTCGGCACGCCCGGACAGGAGCGGTTCGGGTTCATGTGGGACGACATCGTCGAGGGCGCGGTCGGCGGGCTCGTCATCGTCGACACCCGCCGGCTGGACGACTGCTACGCGGCCGTCGACTACTTCGAGCACAAGGGAATCCCGTTCGCGGTGGCCGTCAACGCCTTCGACGGGAAGGTGGAACACACGCTGGACGAGGTCCGCTGGGCCCTCGACGTCGCCGAGGGCACCCCGCTCGTCGTCTTCGACGCCCGGGAACGCGGCTCGGTGCGGGACGCGCTGCTCGTCGTACTGGAGCTGGCACTGGCCCGCGCCGAGGCGTGA
- a CDS encoding DUF742 domain-containing protein encodes MADGSPPPGPDPVGPAPAVRPFLVTAGRVADNAPGRAMPVETQVVATTAGLAALGRLSFERHDIVAACRLPQSIAELAARLRLHLNVVRVLAEDLRDAGQLAVYLPDVEATHDASVLRRVIDGLRAVPDSRGELRDTD; translated from the coding sequence ATGGCGGACGGCTCCCCGCCACCGGGCCCCGACCCGGTCGGCCCCGCCCCCGCCGTACGGCCGTTCCTGGTCACCGCCGGCCGGGTGGCGGACAACGCCCCCGGCCGGGCGATGCCGGTCGAGACCCAGGTGGTGGCCACCACCGCCGGGCTCGCGGCGCTCGGCCGGCTCTCCTTCGAGCGGCACGACATCGTCGCCGCCTGCCGGCTGCCGCAGTCGATCGCGGAGCTGGCGGCCCGGCTGCGGCTGCATCTCAACGTGGTGCGTGTGCTGGCCGAGGACCTGCGCGACGCCGGGCAGTTGGCGGTGTACCTGCCCGACGTCGAAGCCACCCACGACGCATCCGTCCTGCGCAGGGTTATCGACGGCCTCCGTGCCGTCCCCGACTCCCGAGGGGAACTCCGTGACACCGACTGA
- a CDS encoding roadblock/LC7 domain-containing protein — MTTSTGDTPTGGTAPTDLQAAAADFNWLLNRFATETAGVVDAIAVSSDGLLIAVSELRERAHSERLAAIVSGITSLAAGASGNYGLGGLNKVIIDLEGGHVIVSAIGNGAVLGVVADKEAKLGNIAYEMTVFANRAGAALSPQLVLELKNTVGSVSAR; from the coding sequence GTGACCACGTCGACAGGTGACACCCCGACGGGCGGCACCGCACCGACCGACCTGCAGGCAGCCGCGGCCGACTTCAACTGGCTGCTGAACCGTTTCGCGACCGAGACCGCAGGCGTCGTCGACGCCATCGCCGTGTCGTCCGACGGGCTGCTGATCGCGGTGTCCGAACTGCGTGAGCGCGCGCACTCCGAGCGGCTGGCCGCGATCGTCTCCGGCATCACCAGCCTGGCCGCCGGGGCCTCCGGCAACTATGGGCTGGGCGGTCTGAACAAGGTCATCATCGATCTGGAGGGCGGCCATGTCATCGTCTCCGCGATCGGCAACGGCGCCGTGCTCGGCGTGGTCGCCGACAAGGAGGCCAAGCTCGGCAACATCGCCTACGAGATGACCGTGTTCGCCAACCGCGCCGGTGCCGCGCTCAGCCCGCAGCTCGTGCTCGAACTGAAGAACACCGTCGGCTCCGTGTCGGCGCGCTGA
- a CDS encoding sensor histidine kinase yields the protein MSTNEVDAPARPDRPERAEPRGFADRWPFRRKLNLLVGVPLAVIAVLLTYLVSDLVEESNTTESAARVVRDSATVARLVDRVEAEHQQAILLSVRFESGYSKPSLAAYRAAQDAVDEQVETVRDTFGDRLPDTETQALREVQGLSSLRQSVERGYLPADNIDPAYTSAAKGVIDGLGLDRTTSLASTFTGNLLDSLLRADAAHGAFETSVFSATTGDTNALIEFTNAVGAYDLYSHQADRFNRFATQDQARKLAGIEHTAAQQRIAASFAELQIDPTQLEAGSQDQIRKAVQDALADYPAYPDQAAARLKITTSLIDHIAERADAASNKAQWRALLLLSGTLVGFALWIAFSVLVRRSVIRPVQSLTGAAREVADVAGRELARVADDDAEDDGPPRLRDMPVTARDEIGDLAEAFNNVQTTAGALLERQVLSRRNVAEMFGNVGRRVSNLTTRQLALIDAVERGETDPALLERLYSIDHIAVRLRRNADSLMLLAGIRETALDAEPTALTNVVRAALGQIEGFQRVRLYAGTDAVVEPDIIGDLTLMAAELLENAVSFSPEGSPVEVTVRSAGEAAYVVITDHGLGMSAERLAEENARLIRRERLDVVPTKVLGLFVVGALARRWDIGVELTRTPGGGVTAEVKLPAALLLTTTPVPADASGPAPDPETKRASVASEAKPVPVASEAKAVPVASEAKAVPVASEAKPAPVASEAKVEPSPAVSGPVPSATVEDRAASPDADPDHPTTLPRRVPRRESPVADGQAPLVPAARTGTPLAQDTSRPLRRRVRGATLRTTAGAAQVLPQESQQRDAEAVRSALEEFEAAVERAQRDSGTQNFARPGSEAGPAAAPQTTNPPQDQNHLPEGAEQ from the coding sequence GTGTCCACGAACGAGGTGGACGCGCCAGCTCGGCCTGACCGCCCGGAGCGGGCCGAACCACGGGGCTTCGCCGACCGCTGGCCCTTCCGGCGCAAACTCAACCTGCTGGTCGGCGTGCCGCTCGCCGTGATCGCCGTCCTGCTGACCTATCTCGTCAGCGACCTGGTCGAGGAGTCGAACACCACGGAGTCGGCGGCGCGCGTCGTCCGCGACAGCGCCACGGTGGCCCGGCTGGTGGACCGCGTGGAGGCGGAGCACCAGCAGGCCATCCTGCTCTCCGTGCGCTTCGAGTCCGGCTACTCCAAGCCCTCCCTGGCCGCCTACCGCGCGGCCCAGGACGCGGTGGACGAGCAGGTCGAGACGGTGCGCGACACCTTCGGCGACCGGCTGCCCGACACCGAGACGCAGGCGCTCAGGGAGGTCCAGGGTCTCTCCAGCCTGCGGCAGAGCGTCGAGCGGGGCTATCTGCCGGCCGACAACATCGACCCGGCCTACACCTCCGCGGCCAAGGGCGTGATCGACGGCCTCGGACTCGACCGCACCACGTCGCTCGCGTCCACCTTCACCGGCAACCTGCTGGACTCCCTGCTGCGCGCGGACGCCGCCCACGGCGCCTTCGAGACCAGCGTGTTCTCGGCGACGACCGGTGACACCAACGCCCTGATCGAGTTCACCAACGCGGTCGGCGCGTACGACCTCTACTCCCACCAGGCCGACCGCTTCAACCGGTTCGCCACACAGGACCAGGCGCGCAAGCTGGCTGGGATCGAGCACACCGCCGCGCAGCAGCGCATCGCGGCGTCCTTCGCCGAGTTGCAGATCGACCCCACGCAACTGGAGGCCGGGTCGCAGGACCAGATCCGCAAGGCGGTCCAGGACGCCCTCGCCGACTACCCCGCCTACCCGGACCAGGCCGCCGCCCGGCTGAAGATCACCACCTCGCTGATCGACCACATCGCCGAGCGGGCCGACGCGGCCTCCAACAAGGCACAGTGGCGCGCCCTCCTGCTGCTCAGCGGCACACTGGTCGGCTTCGCGCTGTGGATCGCCTTCTCCGTGCTGGTCCGCCGCTCGGTCATCCGCCCCGTGCAGTCCCTCACGGGCGCCGCGCGGGAGGTCGCCGATGTGGCCGGCCGGGAACTGGCCCGGGTGGCCGACGACGACGCCGAGGACGACGGGCCGCCCCGGCTGCGCGACATGCCCGTCACCGCGCGCGACGAGATCGGTGACCTGGCCGAGGCCTTCAACAACGTGCAGACGACCGCCGGGGCGCTGCTGGAGCGTCAGGTGCTCAGCCGCCGCAACGTCGCCGAGATGTTCGGCAACGTGGGCCGCCGCGTCAGCAATCTGACGACCCGCCAACTGGCCCTGATCGACGCCGTCGAGCGCGGGGAGACCGACCCCGCCCTGCTGGAACGTCTCTACTCCATCGACCACATCGCCGTACGTCTGCGGCGCAACGCCGACAGTCTGATGCTGCTGGCCGGCATCCGCGAGACGGCGCTGGACGCGGAGCCCACGGCCCTGACCAACGTCGTGCGGGCCGCGCTCGGGCAGATCGAGGGCTTCCAGCGGGTACGGCTGTACGCCGGGACGGACGCCGTGGTCGAGCCGGACATCATCGGCGACCTGACCCTCATGGCGGCCGAACTCCTGGAGAACGCGGTGTCGTTCTCCCCCGAGGGCAGCCCGGTCGAGGTGACCGTCCGCTCCGCCGGCGAGGCCGCGTACGTCGTGATCACCGACCATGGACTCGGTATGAGCGCCGAGCGTCTGGCCGAGGAGAACGCCCGGCTGATCCGCCGCGAGCGCCTGGACGTGGTGCCCACCAAGGTCCTCGGCCTGTTCGTGGTCGGCGCCCTGGCCCGCCGCTGGGACATCGGGGTCGAACTGACCCGCACCCCGGGCGGCGGCGTGACGGCCGAGGTGAAGCTTCCCGCGGCGCTGCTGCTGACGACGACTCCGGTGCCGGCGGATGCCTCGGGACCGGCGCCGGACCCGGAAACGAAGCGCGCGTCCGTGGCTTCGGAAGCAAAGCCCGTCCCCGTGGCCTCGGAAGCGAAGGCCGTACCCGTGGCCTCGGAAGCGAAGGCCGTACCCGTGGCCTCGGAAGCGAAACCCGCGCCCGTGGCCTCGGAAGCGAAGGTCGAGCCTTCCCCGGCCGTCTCCGGACCCGTACCCTCCGCCACCGTCGAGGACCGTGCCGCATCCCCGGACGCGGACCCGGACCACCCCACCACCCTCCCCCGCCGGGTCCCCCGCCGTGAGTCGCCGGTGGCCGACGGGCAGGCTCCGCTCGTGCCCGCCGCACGCACCGGGACGCCACTCGCCCAGGACACCTCCCGTCCGCTGCGCCGCCGGGTCCGCGGGGCCACCCTGCGGACCACCGCCGGTGCCGCGCAGGTCCTGCCGCAGGAGTCGCAGCAGCGCGACGCGGAGGCCGTGCGCAGCGCGCTGGAGGAGTTCGAGGCGGCCGTCGAGCGCGCCCAGCGCGACAGCGGCACCCAGAACTTCGCCCGCCCCGGCAGCGAGGCCGGTCCGGCGGCCGCCCCGCAGACCACGAACCCCCCGCAGGACCAGAACCACCTTCCGGAAGGAGCCGAGCAGTGA